ACAGGTAGCATTGGAGCACTTTTTTTGTAGGAAACCAAAATGACTTTCAGTAAGTGTTTATGTTGGACAAAAGATTGTTTTCTTTACTACGTCTGGAAATATGTAGCATCGGACTTGTTTTGTACTCTCCCGTCAAAGAATTTTCTGGACATTACTGGAAGGCTGGAAGCAAGTGAGAATACCCACGTGGGTGCGTCTGATGACCAATGGGTCCCATTCTCCCATGTCACATCCTCAACCTTGGGTTACTCCATCAGAATCGATTAAATAAAAAATACTGCAAGTACATGTGGGCGGTAGGCTCTGCCATTTGTGCATGCGGGAGTCTAGGAAGTGCTAGGCCGGACTGGCCACCGCGAATCCCATGGATATCAGCCGTAGGATAGCTGTATCCAATGGTTTATATGGCTTCACGATGTCTTGGAACTATAACAGAGAAATTTGAGCCGTCCGATCGACAATATTCGACGGATAACATTGGGAGTTATTCGTATACTCTAGAGTAGTatagaaatgtttattattcatgctagaatgtattaaccagaaacttgatacatgtgtgaatacatagacaaaacaccgtgtccctagtaagcctctacaagactagctcgttaatcaaagatggttaagttttctaaccatagacatgtgttgtcatttgatgaacgggatcacatcattaggagaataatgtgatggacaagacccatccgttagcataacaTATTGAtcattgagttttattgctattgctttcttcatgtcaaatacatattccttcgactatgagattatgcaactcccggatatcgaagGAATGATTtctgtgctataaaacgtcacaacataactaggtgattataaagatgctctacaggtatctccgaaggtgtttgttgggttggcatagatcgagattagaatttgtcactcaaagcatcggagaggtatctctgggccctctcggtaatgtacatcataagaagccttgcaagcaaagtgactaatgagttagtagcgggatgatgtattacggaacgagtaaagagacttgccggtaacgagattgaattggTATATGGATACCaatggtcgaatctcgggcaagtaacatgccgatgacaaggGGAATAtcgtatgttgtcataacgttatgaccgataaagatcttcgtagaatatgtaggaaccaatatgagcatccagattccgctattggttattgaccggagaggtgtctcggtcatttctacatatttcttgaacccgtagggtccgcactcttaacgttcgatgacgattttgtattatatgagttatgtgatttggtgaccgaatgttattcagagtcccggatgagatcaccgacatgacgaggtgtctcgaagttgtcgagaggtaaagattgatatataggacgatagtattcggacaccagaagtgttccggagggtaccgggtacatatcgggtcaccggaaggggtttcgggcacccccggcaaagatatgggccttattgggcgaagagagggacagaccagcccacaaggggctggtgcgcccccatataggccgaaataggaggagaaggaaaggagggaagggagaagaaaggggaggattcggcctccccatttccttccctcccccctctctttccttccccctccgatactTATGGAAgaggggaggccgacttggaggtggcgcccaagtaggatccctcctacttggggcgccccttgctgctcccctacctctctcacctatatatatgtgggggcaccgctagaacacacaacattgattcctagccccCTCCACGGTTTACGCTTCCTgtcatatctttgtagtgcttaggcaaagccttgcgcggatcacttcaccatcactgtcaccacgccgttgtgctgatgaaactctccctagACACTTTGCtatatcaagagttcgagggacgtcattgagttgaacgtgtgcagaactcggaggtgccgcacgttcggtgcttgatcggtcgaaacgagaagaagttcgactacatcaaccatgttgtcaaatgcttccgctttcggtctacgagagtacgtgggcacactctccccctctcgttgctatacatctcctagatagatcttgtgtgagcgtaggattttttttttgaaattgcttgctacgtttcccaacaatcatGAGGATCGTCTGGAATATTTTTGAGTGCTCATTCAAGGACTACAAACTTTGGCTCAATCTTTGACTCTGAATAGTCACATGCAAGTCATCTAGTTAATGTTCCTTCTGAGCCACGATCAAACCCAGGTTTTGACGATGATTGGGTTGAACGGTAGTAGAACCTGGTATATTGAAACTCTTGAATTCAAAATATGGGAAGTAGTTTCGGGTTGGGGGACTACCTCCATTTACGGGGCTCAAAATgtgttggtgcaatgataggccccttatgttttgaGCTTGTTGACATAAAACAGTTttggacttatgtgtttgctagtgcacacaaagTAACAGGTCCCTGAGATCACGAGGAGTTTGATGAAAACGACGAAGATAATCTCCCTGCGCTGCAGTGAAGGTTATCATCAAAGATTATGATGACAAGAGTTACCCCTCGAAATTTGCTCAAGAGAAGCATTTGGTTTAGTGCCTATCTAAGGAAGATGACTGCGTCCGAGGAGATTGAAGACGAAGCGAAGACATATCATTTATTTCGTTGTTCttcttctctttattgagtcataggaccaccctactattaagaggggtgtagcgtttgaaactttgattctctgatgctaaacccaaattcTATGAAAGTtacgagagaaatctctttgtgttctaaGCAAATACTTGCCATCAAGAGACTGAGATCTTCTTCCCCGTGAGAGATTTGACTCAGAccaaggagttagcattacttgttcctcaagtaatgttaccgttgctccaaaATCTGACCGTTGCAAACGTGTCAGTTTGCCATTGGCTGGACCtcatgtccaaaatggtcatttcccatccgGGAAGGCTGCGGCCATAAATAGCTACCCCGCACCGGCTTTGTCCGGGGCTGCTCCTTTTGATTCTGAGAAGATTTTGAGCAACCCCCTCTCTGAGCGAtctgagtttaaaatccaccgagagaaaaacccctagagccgaagaattagatagtggttcggcatcactcgaatctaagtccattacgctccgcctattactcttgagagctgcaaactctctagacggttaggtgtcaatttcttcggagaccaagagtgattgtggttctcgaagaagaagtttgtaaaggttcggagatcgccttcaagtatctaccatgagtgatCGGCATCGGTTGACAAACCAATTGTCggggagaatagggtgaagagagtttatcttccgtgttaagtcacagcccctccaaccagacgtagtccttgtgtagaaggacgaactggtcgaacaaattccctgtcgccatcgagcatcacCGGTTACATCTGTCACCCACGTTTACTTTCGGCGAGTTTTTCTTCATGTGATTTGGTTCGATGCATAACTTAACTTCCCTTCGGTACTTCGTTTTAGCTCGCTGTAGTTTGTTTTTAATTCGTTTCGCTGCTGGGTTCCAAAAGTTTTGAGTTTTCCAAATaaaatttaaaactcccattcatCCCCCCCCCCTCTTATAGACATACTTTGTTCCTACAAAATGGTTTATTCGCTATATCCCTATCTATCATTTTAAGAATGTTATAATTCTTTCATTTTACCAGATAGAATTTTAACTAGTAGACTCTGGTGTCCTTTTCCATCTAAATTAGCTGCTCTCACTTGACTCTTATAATGAGCAACAAAACTGGTTGGGGAACAGGGTCGGATCAAAATAAGAATGGGAATAACATCACTAGTTGTACCTGAAACAATATTATGACAAGCTACCGCCTCCGCAAAATAAAGGATCAATAACCTTCTGCCCCACACTCGATTTACATCTTGTATGACGGTGTCACGACCCAAGGGTGCCTCACCTTGTCAGTTGCCGGCCCGAGGCCCCCTATGTCAGTTCTGCCCCGCCATCAGTCTAACCCATGAGCCTCATAAGAGAAGACTCTAGAAGCCTTGTCGTCCAACACAAGGAAGCTGGAGGCATGGAAGATTCCCCTCAACCGACTAGGTTGTGTAACCCTAGGGGCCCTGGTATGTTATAGTATAAGTCGAGGCCAAGCTAGTCGATAGATAGATACCACCCTTGGTTTATACACGTACTTTGTACACCCCAATCACAATATACATGAGCAGGAGTCGGGTATTATCTCTTCTcgacagcccgaacctgggtaacttcGTTTCCTGTTTTCCCTCCAACCTAATCACTACGCCGGGACACCGGGATCTGCCGGAGTCATCTTCAACATTGCACTTTTTGGGTTAGTCCATAAGGACTAGGAATAACAATATCTGATCTATCAAATCGATTCACCATCGAGAATTGAATAGTACATCATAGGAAAAAAAATCCAAACAAACACCCGAATTGGGATTTCTTACTGGATCATGAATCCGAttacattttcatcattttccattttttcttcTTTCACACAATTTTGCCTCGCAATAAAGCGAGGGTCCTGATCGAGCAAGACTACGTCCTATCTATCTACCTCTCTAAACACAATATCATGAGTACCTATAACGGTGACTAGCCGAACATTCATTGCCAAATCGTGTAGTAAAACTGAGACTGCTCGGCCTCCGAAGCTAATTTACACATAGCCATTGATGTCTCTACCATTGAATGTACCTGTTAATTATACACTGGCTCGCCCCTCCCCTCTTTTTTCAAGAATGAATGAGCCGCACAGACCTTACATTTCTGTCAAATGACCCAGCTTCCCCTGACTCTTCCACCGCCAGGGGTCCCATTCCCCCCTATTCTCTCATGGTATAGGCCCACCACGCTTCACTCCCGTGATGTTTTCACCAGATGGTTTTTGCCACTAGTGCATCTTCCCCTCAGGTTGTATGTATGGGTGAGTTGTCCCATGATGCTTGTGTTAGGTGCTATGAATTACAGAAAATTCGGTGGTTGCTTTTTGGGCGTGAAAAATACCCAACAAGCATAAGCATTAGCTCTCCAAGGAGGTGACCCAGTCGCACCTTCCAGTGTGGCTACTTTGTCACAACTCCACTCCACTCGCAAGCCTAGCGAGGTGCTCTTCCAAAGCCTGGCGGTGCTCGGCGTGGGTCTGCTCGAAGGAGAAGTCATAACCCTCCACCTTcatctcctcctccaactccaacTTTGAAGAGGAGCTACGGTCGACGGTCGCGGCGGCAGTGACCTCACGAGCAATGACCAGTGCGACGACCTCCACCGTGATTTGGTTTCATCGGCAAGGGCGTGCTCGACATATTATGTGGGGCAGCTCCGCACCATGGCTCGAACAACATCGACATTGAATTAGAGATTTGAGGGCGACGACGATCTAGACCGGAGAATAGTCGGGTTAGGGTTCAGGGCGGCGTAGTGGTGGATTTATAGTCGGAGAGATAAGCTGGGATTGGGCGGCACGGCGTATGATCATGAATGTTAGTGGTGCTCCTACTGCTTCAAGTTTCGTGTATGCTACAATTGATTCATCTTCTTTGTAAAAGGCAGATTGCTTCAACTTCTTtgctactccctctctctcagttcaCAAgacgtgcgcgtacccctaggtcgtcaatttgaccaacctaatacaagtaatatattacaaaaaatataccaatataaacttcagatgttctattttcaaaagacataatttttgtgttatatagtttatattagagtgatcaaattggcaacctaggtatatgcgtaggacttgtaaactgagacggagggagtaaaatgcAAACTTCTTTAACTTGTTCTCAACTGGAAATTGCTTAAACTTCTCTGCAAAATGTTGCTGTTATAAATGGTTTGCTTTATTTTCAATAACCTGTCCGTACTTTTGACATGTAGATCAATTTAGTTGCACTCCACAAAAAGAACATGCGCTAAGGCAGCTGTGCTTTTAGAGATATAAATGGCAGCAGGTATGGACTCATGTTTGTTTGTCTGCCGCCACATCCAATGTCGGGGGCAGGGGTATGATTTTCTCAACTACATTCAATAAACGAAAAAATATATGTTATATTACTTGCATGCCTTAACCAATTTTTGTGTATCATACAGGTTACTTGTGATACCCGGCAAGCAGATATATCGGCAAGCAGATATATAGCAGTGACATCGCAAGGCGAGATTTGTAGACTGCTTGAGATGACTAGACGTAGATACATAAGTTGGTTGTGGGACTTGTAAAAGTTTTGTACTATGTGAATGTCATTGTATTATGTGAACTTGTAAAACTGCAAATGAATAATAATGTGTATGCCTTTGTACTTATGTATTTCAGTGTTTTGTATGTGAATTTCATTAGCACGGATGGGTAGCTAATGAAGCTAAATTGGCAGCCTGACCCTGAAATACACATGACCATTAGAGAAGCGGCCAAAAAATGTTCAATAAATTTCATTACAGAAGAGAAAAATATAGTCAAATTCGTCAGCAGGTTGCTCTCAAATTCATCATTAACACTTATATTCTACAATAAATTAACTCAGATTTCAACAGCTCACAGATTTCGTGTACTCTAGCATCAAGCTAACCTCCAAATGTCATCCATATCAAGAGGGGAACTTACAGAACACAGTATTTGACAATTCAAGAGTTATGGGACGGGTGAAATCAACCAGGAGCTTGGTAACCCTGTGAAAGAAGAAATGTCAATATCATCAAGAGGAATAAACAATCATGATTAAGATAATGCTGCCATAACCACTTCTGTCATTTTCTAACTGTAAACTGGATCATATAAACAATCATAAGAATAGTGCTGTATGAATAGTACTCCCTATGTTCATAAATATCAGATGTTCGAACTTTTTTCTGAATTGGATGCATATCGACACCTTTTAGTGTGTCTGTTCACTTATTTCAGTTCGTAtgtatccaaaacatcttatatttgtgaacgaagGGAATAGTACTTTCAGTGGTCAAAATGATGCAAGCATTTGCTAAGATGCAAAGTTCAAGAGGTCAGAGGGAACATTTTGGCAAAAATACAAAATGAAGACAGTTCACTTATAGCATGAAATAATATTAGGCAACCAGAGCATCGTACATTATCATAAGCTATATTGCTCGTCGCTGTCGAGACTATAGTGTTTCAAATCTACTACTCCCTCCAATCCAGTttcccttataaactggatcaGCCAAACTTCAAGAGGGTACTCCCTCTTGATTTTTAGCAGcttttgagcaatatattcaggtgggagAACTCGCCCCCCGGTGATTCCTCAAAAAACTCCCCCCGATCCATATTACTATTACTtatcgctcaaatggatgtatctagatatatttcagtgctagatacatctgtttgagcgacaagtaatatggatcggagggagtactattataTTATTAGAACAAGAGGCAAGATTGTATGTACGAGGTAGATTTAATTTTTGGTGAAATTTTTCTAAAAAGATTATCATGAGAAGAAAACTCCGAGGGACAAGGAGTGGTTGAGGGAAAGCTGAAGATTGGTACTATGAATGTCCATGTTCTTACATGGCAAGCCGCAGACTTCAATGTCATTGGTCTTTTGTTGTCAATACTTACCAACAATCTAATAAACTTAATCAAAATATTTCTACCAAATTGTAGTCATTTTTCAGCAAGCTGTATATTTTCGCTACATTTGGAACATAGCTCACCCTGGGATCAAACATCCTTAAGATAAAGCAATCTCAAATATAATAATACATATTAAATCTAGCTGCGTACATATGTGGGTCACCATGCTAGTTAAATAAACAGACATGCTATTAGATTAGCCATTTAGAAGAAAGGATGTTTAATTTCTCACACATTTATATAGCTTCCTCCTTCAATAACTGAATGAGTGCAAAGAATAAATATGATCAAGTATGAGAAAGAGTTATTACTAGAAAAAGAGCATTATAGTCCTGCAGATCAACTCATTGAACTTCTTTCTGTGGTTCTCACAATAATCCATTCTTAGCTATCACTCTCCTCAGATGATTCTGCCTCCTCCAACTTCTCTTCCTCAGAATCAGAAGACTTGTTCTTTTTGACAGTGTCCTCTTTGAACATCACGTTAATGGATCGTCCCATCAATTCCTGTGGTAAGATTAACAGGTCAGACAGATGACCCTGAGTCTACTGGTGGCAGTAAGGTTGTTGGTTTACACCCACTGAGGTATTTAATCCTTAAGATTGATGCGGTAAACCGATATTTATTTGGAGTACACACGTCCATGAGCTTTCAGTGGGACAATGTGTTCCCGAATTAAGTTTACAGATGTTGCCAGCAATATTTTTCGTAACAATGTGCGTGCGTGGTGTGAGCATTTACCTTGTACTAGCATATTTTCATGCACTATAATTTGAACAGCAATAAGCAACATCCTTTTATGTTGGACATACAACATTTCAGAATAATGTACCTTGCCATTGAAGGTAGAAatagccgcctctgcctcctctttCGAGGAAAAGGAAACAAATGCATAGCCAGCAGATCGCCTTGGTGTGGTGGTATGAAAGATAACTTCAACTGATTGGACACCTGGAGTTGAGGCAAATAACTCCCGAAGATGACGGGATCTCACTCTCCATGTTAAATTCCCCACAAACACAACATTTTTCTCCACAGGAACTGATGGCACAGCAGGTTGCTTCTTTTTAGGTTTTGCAAAGTCCACCTTAATCGTTCTATCATTCAAAGTCTACAAACAGAATAGGCAGATCAGGGGATAAACAATGACCAGTAGTTCGGTATCTACAAAAATAACAGTAATGATGATTTACGCAGGTTATGTCTCACAGGGAGACATTCTGTCGCTAACAATCTTGCACTTACAGACAAATTGAGATTCTTGAGTGCTGAAAGAGCCTCCTCTTCTGAACCCATGGTTACAAATGCCAACCCTCTGTTTTTTTTGGAACTGTGCATCGAAAGCTAGAAAATCAGAAAGAAAAGCAATCATTAATGAAGTTCCTGGCGTACATTTTTTCATAAATAATTAATCAGGAAATCCCTTCTGAAATGCATTGTATGGCAAACTCCACATTTTCCAATATGAAACATGCATAAGTATGTATACCAATATGCATCAAGTACATCCAATAGTACATGTGAATTGTATCTAAATGCTAGACACAACCACATAATTTAGTCAAGGGAAGAATACAAAAATGAACGCGATACAAGACACGTCTCCCCTATGGAAGGAGTATATGGCATTAACGATACAGCTTGAATCAGCATTGCAGCAACTGGCATATCCAAAATACGTGGCATGGTCGTGCACCAAACCAAAATCATGTAGACCAAATCAGTCCAACTTCAAGTCAATACCTTGGAGTGGTAAAACCAGTTGTTAAGGTGGGCCTCTACTCTGAGATACAGTTTCAAATATATTGGGTTGGAGATGAGAAATGTTAAGTCTCCTACTGTCCTACATATGCGCTAGTGCGCTACTACGTATTTCCTTTTGTACGGCGTAACAACGATAAAAAGTcgcggtggggtgccagatctggagttcgatggcgtgtccggggtgttgccccggtctgattcgttcaacggtaatggcttcacttttggtgaggcaccttggaggtccgcaaagctgcatatcagcgatggagccgcgtcgagctcgggtgaggaggcgatccatcattcttttcttcggtggctgttgTCGTCACGtgatgggcgttggtgtcaagctcagagatgttctggtAGCTTTTCaattttgtcatgtcggtctttacgtgacttgtactttaatctttatgatatgaatgagacacgtattaccatgtaaAAAAAAACTTTAGAGCACTATATATAAAAAAATAAGTTCATTTTCCAGAAACATGCTGGTGATGGCAATATATCTGAACCATACTGGTATCCCCTGCAACTTAAGTAACCATAGATCATTGCCACTTCATACGGCAATTTCTGGATTCGCATAAATTCACCATCCCGCCCGGTTAAAGGTTACTCGCAATTCGCTCTTTGTTCCTTTCCCTTGAAGCGGATAAGGCAACAGAAACAAACGGTTACCTCCACGTCGACGACGGTGCCTTGCTTCTCGAAAAGAACGCGAATGTCGTCGGGCGTGAAATCCCATGGGATGTTCATCGCGATAAGCCGCGTCTTCGGCCCCACGGGCTGCTCATCCTCCGCATCCGCCTCCGTTTCCGCAGGCGCCGGGGCGACCGAGGCGCTAGCAGCGCAGACAGCGAACGCCAAGCGGTGGCCGGAGGAGCGGGCGGCAGCGGAGACCGCGAAGGAGACGTGGCTGTGGCGAGGTGGAGCGGAGTACTCGGGGTGACGGAGCGGCGGCTGGCacgcggggagagaggggaggaggaggcgaacgaggGGGAGAGCCATTGTTGGGAGGCAAGCAGAACTGAAGGCAACGGCGAAATATCCAAACGGCGGGCTGGGCTCGCTGGGGTTTATTATCCTCCGCAAAGCGGCAACGTCCAAAATCAGCTTCGGGTATTCTTTGTCGAAAATACcagcaatttaccatatgatttaattaaaaTAAACACTAGATAAAACATGACCACAATAACAAAAACAAGCAAATCATGCAATCTAACAAAGAGAGTACACAAATAGCATGTGAAATCGTGAACTTGAACAAAACATATCTAGAACAAGAAACCTAGTAAGAACTCAAACAGAAAAGACATGAACACATACTAAGCAGCGGCGGTAGCATTGGCATTGGCGTTGACGTTGTTGTCACCCATATCGTCTAAGAGATCGTCGacgtcagggaagaagtcgtcattGAGGAAGTGATCGCCGGAATTTGTGGCATCCGTCCTGCTCCTGCTCCCCTGGCTGGCGGGGGCTGGCAGACGAAGGTGCGCCGTCGTCCTAGGGCCCCggaggg
Above is a window of Triticum aestivum cultivar Chinese Spring chromosome 6B, IWGSC CS RefSeq v2.1, whole genome shotgun sequence DNA encoding:
- the LOC123137455 gene encoding RNA-binding protein CP33, chloroplastic; the encoded protein is MALPLVRLLLPSLPACQPPLRHPEYSAPPRHSHVSFAVSAAARSSGHRLAFAVCAASASVAPAPAETEADAEDEQPVGPKTRLIAMNIPWDFTPDDIRVLFEKQGTVVDVELSMHSSKKNRGLAFVTMGSEEEALSALKNLNLSTLNDRTIKVDFAKPKKKQPAVPSVPVEKNVVFVGNLTWRVRSRHLRELFASTPGVQSVEVIFHTTTPRRSAGYAFVSFSSKEEAEAAISTFNGKELMGRSINVMFKEDTVKKNKSSDSEEEKLEEAESSEESDS